One genomic region from Lycorma delicatula isolate Av1 chromosome 1, ASM4794821v1, whole genome shotgun sequence encodes:
- the LOC142317887 gene encoding uncharacterized protein LOC142317887: MLYHVADGKRHAPVSCDLVTALQASVDLETETAKWGLGGEWPQDHPLPLPQWDTPRVALTLPTVEAYEELALTVELTVQQLISAHKYNTVGNFVRFYQAYKRSRETSLRHFYRGYKPVITEEHHTCVGLGIELLRRLSALDSRFPGLSNLLYLVSCEEAVDNADLYVSEDPDPRSTEKEHVLVALKLLIAGRPGILLLDPGYHVARVVTVMADEMYPHTGWFTQSKEGDSKKDYNYSFAPSKKYVIWRVREKRGLSPEKMSHSVIYIERPFKNAVNVAERRNLVYNFRSLLQRDTKGHLTAGIYFPISESGPNFFTIFYQENGSKRREKLNFNLFKNTDTNLDPGVARSITLCNKQLGLKEMGLSNLLHILAQIISDNGFISQVLSINQDIIDMADDN, from the exons CTCGAGACCGAAACTGCAAAGTGGGGGCTGGGGGGAGAGTGGCCGCAAGACCACCCTCTTCCTCTCCCTCAATGGGATACACCTCGGGTGGCCCTGACCCTGCCTACTGTTGAGGCCTATGAAGAATTGGCATTGACTGTTGAGTTGACTGTGCAACAGCTAATCAGTGCTCACAAATATAATACAGTTGGCAACTTTGTCag gtTCTACCAGGCGTATAAAAGGAGTAGGGAAACCAGCTTGAGACATTTCTACCGGGGTTACAAACCAGTAATAACTGAGGAGCACCACACTTGTGTAGGTCTGGGAATTGAATTGTTACGTAGATTATCAGCTTTAGACAGTAGATTTCCTGGTTTGTCAAACCTTCTATATTTGGTATCATGTGAAGAAGCAGTTGATAATGCAGACCTGTATGTCAGTGAAGATCCAGATCCACGGTCCACAGAGAAGGAACATGTTCTAGTTGCACTCAAACTTCTGATTGCAGGGCGTCCTGGAATACTGCTACTTGATCCTGGTTACCATGTAGCTCGTGTTGTAACTGTCATGGCTGATGAAATGTATCCTCACACAG gttGGTTTACGCAGTCAAAAGAAGGTGATTCTAAAAAAGATTACAACTACAGTTTTGCTCCGAGTAAAAAATATGTGATTTGGCGAGTTCGTGAAAAACGAGGCCTGTCTCCAGAAAAAATGTCTCATAGTGTGATATATATTGAAAGACcctttaaaaatgctgttaatgtTGCTGAGCGGCGAAATTTAGTATACAATTTCAGAAGTTTACTTCAACGTGACACAAAGGGTCATCTCACTGCTGGTATCTATTTCCCCATCTCTGAATCTGGTCCTAATTTCTTCACCATCTTTTATCAAGAAAATGGATCCAAAAGGAGAGAAAAGctgaattttaatttgttcaagaACACAGACACG aatttggaTCCTGGAGTCGCACGAAGCATAACACTTTGTAACAAGCAACTAGGCTTAAAAGAAATGGGACTGTCTAACCTTTTACACATCTTGGCACAGATTATCTCTGacaatggttttatttcacaAGTGTTATCCATTAATCAAGACATCATAGATATGGCTGATGATAACTGA